Proteins encoded together in one Polaribacter reichenbachii window:
- a CDS encoding isoprenyl transferase, producing MDKKLLIDLQKTPKHVAIIMDGNGRWAKGKGMNRIFGHRNALTAVRESVKAASQVNVEAITLYAFSTENWNRPKLEVDALMSLLINSLKKELPEFMEQGVKVNSIGCIETLPKKAQKVLNDVIFETKDNKDIVLTFALSYGSREEIVNAIKNISKKVVNKELDLEKIDENTINNHLYTFNLPDVDLMIRTSGEQRISNFLLWQLAYAELYFTDVLWPDFRQEHFYDAIIDYQNRERRFGKTSEQITE from the coding sequence ATGGATAAAAAACTACTCATCGATTTGCAAAAAACACCAAAACACGTTGCCATTATTATGGATGGTAATGGTCGTTGGGCAAAAGGTAAAGGAATGAACAGAATTTTTGGTCATAGAAATGCCTTAACTGCTGTTAGAGAATCTGTAAAAGCAGCTTCTCAAGTAAATGTAGAAGCAATTACTTTATATGCTTTTTCTACCGAAAACTGGAACAGACCAAAATTAGAAGTAGATGCTTTAATGAGTTTATTAATAAATTCATTAAAAAAAGAGCTACCAGAATTTATGGAACAAGGAGTTAAAGTAAACTCAATTGGTTGCATAGAAACACTTCCAAAAAAAGCTCAAAAAGTTTTAAATGATGTTATTTTTGAAACTAAAGATAACAAAGACATTGTATTAACCTTCGCTTTAAGCTATGGCTCAAGAGAAGAAATTGTTAATGCAATCAAAAACATATCTAAAAAAGTTGTTAATAAAGAACTAGATTTAGAAAAAATAGATGAAAATACTATAAATAACCATTTATATACATTTAATTTGCCCGACGTTGATTTAATGATAAGAACTAGTGGAGAACAACGCATTAGTAATTTCTTATTATGGCAGTTGGCATATGCCGAATTATATTTTACAGATGTACTTTGGCCAGATTTTAGACAAGAACATTTCTATGATGCCATCATAGATTATCAGAATAGAGAAAGACGATTTGGAAAAACAAGCGAACAAATTACAGAATAA
- a CDS encoding pyridoxine 5'-phosphate synthase: protein MTKLSVNINKIATLRNSRGGNVPNLLKVATDIENFGAEGITIHPRPDERHIRYQDARDLKKTVTTEYNIEGNPIKSFMDLVLEVKPTQVTLVPDAVDAITSNAGWDTINNQAFLQEVIAEFQNKGIRTSIFIDTDLKLIEAAAKTGTDRIELYTEQFASEYEKGNKVAVKPYTEAAILAHKLGLGINAGHDLSLDNIKFFKDNIPNLDEVSIGHALIAESLYLGLENVVSMYLHRLK, encoded by the coding sequence ATGACAAAGTTAAGTGTAAATATTAATAAAATAGCAACATTACGTAATTCAAGAGGTGGTAATGTGCCGAATTTATTAAAAGTGGCTACAGATATTGAGAATTTTGGTGCAGAAGGAATAACAATTCACCCAAGACCAGATGAAAGACATATTCGTTATCAAGATGCTAGAGATTTAAAAAAGACAGTTACCACAGAATATAATATTGAGGGTAACCCAATAAAATCTTTTATGGATTTGGTGTTAGAAGTTAAGCCAACACAAGTAACTTTAGTGCCAGATGCTGTAGATGCAATTACGTCTAATGCTGGTTGGGATACTATTAATAATCAAGCTTTTTTACAAGAAGTTATTGCCGAATTTCAGAATAAAGGAATTAGAACTTCAATTTTTATTGATACAGATTTAAAATTGATAGAAGCTGCTGCAAAAACCGGTACAGATAGAATTGAATTGTACACAGAACAATTTGCTAGTGAGTACGAAAAAGGAAATAAAGTTGCTGTAAAACCTTATACAGAAGCGGCTATTTTAGCGCATAAATTAGGTTTGGGTATTAACGCAGGTCACGATTTAAGTTTAGATAATATCAAATTTTTTAAAGATAATATTCCTAATTTAGATGAGGTTTCTATAGGGCATGCGTTAATTGCAGAGAGTTTGTATTTAGGCTTAGAAAATGTAGTAAGTATGTATTTGCATCGTTTAAAATAG
- the bamA gene encoding outer membrane protein assembly factor BamA gives MEKQANKLQNKVKINLGSVAVVLFALFFTFSANAQTKKDTISKNLSFEKGKEYILGGISVTGLKKFSEETVKVFTGLRNGQAIKLPGDKLTSAIKKLYESKQFSNVDVYLARLDGNTVYLQFDVQELPQLNQIQISGIKKSKAKELKKEAELKTGAMVTDNLIVTTKNYFTKKYTDKGFLKTKVNLDIKKDTSDMNAVNMNVFIDKGSKIKIKYIFFNGNEALSNKSLRKAMKNTKEKMIGRFWKSSKYIEEDYQADLESILDKYSRIGYRDARILSEGISWNDDNTININIDIEEGRQYRFADILFVGNKEYTDEQLHQVLRIEKGDVYNGAVLKERVKGDDSPTSDDLSTLYQDNGFLFSQVNAVETKVENDSITVEIRIREDEKARIRKVTVSGNDKTNDHVIFRELRVKPGDLFSRTNIIRSIREIGQLGFFDQNVTPDVIPDYNNKTADIDFTVVEKGGSQIELQGGYGGGSFIGTLGLSFNNFSIKNIFNKEAYKPLPMGDGQSLALRLQTSRTYNTYSFSFTEPWLGGKKPQSLSFSIYSSNQYQYDFTTGVVDKSQSLGIVGASLGLGQRLKWPDDYFQLSQTISYQSFKLNNYGFRVGSDILSNGTLNNLAYNATLSRNSAGPSLIFPTYGSEFSLGVKATIPYSLINGKDYSDLDPEEKYKWLEYYKITAKGKWYTSFTDKLVLMTNAEMGYLGYYNSELGQNPFERYFVGGDGIAQFQLDGRETIGLRGYENNQLSSAEGGTIYNKFQMELRYSITDSPSASIYTLGFLEAGNSYDNFETFNPFELKRSAGVGVRIFMPAFGLLGIDFAHGFDPLPGQIEKSGWQTHFIIGRQF, from the coding sequence TTGGAAAAACAAGCGAACAAATTACAGAATAAGGTTAAAATCAATTTAGGTTCTGTTGCAGTAGTGCTTTTTGCACTATTTTTTACTTTTAGTGCTAACGCACAAACAAAAAAAGACACAATTTCTAAAAACCTTTCTTTCGAAAAAGGTAAAGAATACATTTTAGGTGGCATTTCTGTTACAGGTCTAAAAAAGTTTAGCGAAGAAACTGTAAAAGTATTTACAGGTTTAAGAAATGGACAAGCCATAAAATTACCTGGAGACAAATTAACAAGTGCTATTAAAAAGTTATACGAAAGTAAACAGTTTAGTAATGTAGATGTTTATTTAGCAAGACTAGATGGTAATACTGTTTATCTTCAGTTTGATGTACAAGAATTACCACAATTAAATCAAATACAGATTAGTGGTATAAAAAAATCTAAAGCCAAAGAACTTAAAAAAGAAGCTGAGCTAAAAACTGGGGCTATGGTTACAGATAACTTAATTGTAACTACAAAAAACTATTTCACAAAAAAATATACAGATAAAGGCTTCTTAAAAACAAAAGTTAACCTAGATATTAAAAAAGACACTTCAGATATGAATGCTGTTAATATGAATGTCTTTATTGATAAGGGGTCTAAAATTAAAATAAAATATATCTTTTTTAATGGTAACGAAGCACTTTCTAACAAGAGTCTTCGTAAAGCAATGAAAAACACCAAAGAAAAAATGATTGGGCGTTTTTGGAAATCATCAAAATATATAGAAGAAGATTACCAAGCAGATTTAGAAAGCATTTTAGACAAATATAGTAGAATTGGTTATAGAGACGCACGTATTTTAAGCGAAGGAATTTCTTGGAACGACGATAACACCATCAATATAAACATAGATATTGAAGAAGGTAGACAATATAGATTTGCTGATATTTTATTTGTTGGTAACAAAGAATATACAGACGAGCAATTACACCAAGTTTTAAGAATTGAAAAAGGTGATGTTTATAATGGAGCTGTACTTAAAGAACGTGTAAAAGGTGATGATTCTCCAACATCAGATGATTTATCTACACTTTATCAAGATAATGGATTCTTATTCTCGCAAGTAAATGCAGTAGAAACAAAAGTAGAAAACGATTCTATTACAGTAGAAATTAGAATTCGTGAAGACGAAAAAGCAAGAATTAGAAAAGTAACAGTTTCTGGTAATGATAAAACAAACGACCACGTTATTTTTAGAGAATTACGTGTTAAACCAGGCGATTTATTTAGTAGAACTAACATTATTAGATCTATTAGAGAAATTGGCCAATTAGGTTTCTTTGATCAGAATGTTACTCCAGATGTAATTCCAGATTACAATAATAAAACTGCAGATATCGATTTTACAGTTGTAGAAAAAGGTGGTAGCCAAATAGAACTACAAGGTGGTTATGGTGGTGGATCTTTTATTGGTACCTTAGGTTTATCTTTTAACAACTTTTCTATTAAAAACATTTTTAACAAAGAAGCTTACAAGCCTTTACCAATGGGTGATGGTCAATCTTTAGCATTAAGACTACAAACAAGTAGAACTTACAATACATACAGTTTCTCTTTTACAGAGCCTTGGTTAGGAGGTAAAAAACCACAATCATTGTCTTTTTCTATTTACTCATCTAATCAATATCAGTATGATTTTACAACTGGTGTTGTAGATAAGAGTCAGAGTTTAGGTATTGTAGGTGCATCTTTAGGTTTAGGACAACGTTTAAAATGGCCAGATGACTACTTTCAATTATCACAAACAATTAGTTACCAAAGCTTTAAATTAAACAACTACGGATTTAGAGTAGGTTCTGATATATTAAGTAATGGTACATTAAACAATTTAGCTTATAACGCAACTCTTAGTAGAAATTCTGCAGGACCTAGTTTAATTTTCCCTACTTACGGATCTGAATTTTCTTTAGGAGTTAAAGCTACAATACCATATTCTTTAATTAATGGTAAAGATTACTCTGACCTAGATCCTGAAGAAAAATACAAGTGGTTAGAGTATTATAAAATAACTGCAAAAGGTAAATGGTATACTTCTTTTACTGATAAGTTAGTATTAATGACCAATGCAGAAATGGGATATTTAGGATATTATAATTCTGAGTTAGGGCAAAACCCATTTGAAAGATACTTTGTAGGTGGAGATGGAATTGCACAATTTCAGTTAGATGGTAGAGAAACTATTGGATTAAGAGGTTATGAAAACAACCAATTATCTTCTGCTGAAGGTGGTACTATTTACAATAAATTTCAAATGGAATTAAGGTATTCTATTACAGATTCACCTTCTGCATCTATTTATACATTAGGATTTTTAGAAGCAGGTAATTCTTATGACAATTTTGAGACATTTAATCCGTTTGAATTAAAACGTTCAGCTGGTGTAGGTGTAAGAATATTTATGCCTGCCTTTGGTTTATTAGGTATCGACTTTGCTCATGGTTTTGATCCTTTACCAGGACAGATCGAAAAATCTGGTTGGCAAACACATTTTATTATTGGAAGACAATTCTAG
- a CDS encoding CBS domain-containing protein — MNINDYILKEIKALRLKSTVKSAKKLFKNYPITHFPVIEDNNLLGSFAEEDIQTIDEKEKELVEYSYLMTSFFADEKATVLELLKIFADNNTTIIPVLSKDKKYIGYYDLCDVLDVFSTSPFMIEESETLIIEKLEEDYSMGEISQIVEANGGKLLGLYVSAKPNDHVQITLKIVSDEINEIIQTFRRYDYKIVSNHENDIYLEDLKNRSEYLQKYLEM, encoded by the coding sequence ATGAATATAAACGATTACATCTTAAAAGAAATAAAGGCACTCCGTTTAAAATCGACTGTAAAAAGTGCTAAAAAATTATTTAAAAATTACCCAATTACACATTTTCCTGTAATTGAGGATAATAACCTATTGGGTTCTTTTGCAGAAGAAGACATACAAACCATAGATGAAAAAGAGAAAGAATTGGTTGAATATTCTTACTTAATGACTTCTTTTTTTGCTGATGAAAAAGCAACAGTTTTAGAATTATTAAAAATTTTTGCTGATAATAATACTACTATAATTCCGGTTTTAAGCAAAGACAAAAAATACATAGGTTATTACGATTTATGTGATGTTTTAGATGTTTTTTCTACAAGCCCTTTTATGATTGAAGAAAGCGAAACTTTAATTATAGAAAAGCTAGAAGAAGATTATTCTATGGGCGAAATTTCGCAAATTGTAGAAGCAAATGGTGGTAAACTTTTAGGTTTATATGTATCTGCCAAACCAAACGATCACGTGCAAATAACCTTAAAAATAGTTTCTGATGAAATAAATGAAATCATACAAACTTTTAGGCGTTATGATTATAAAATTGTGTCTAATCATGAAAATGATATTTATTTAGAGGATTTAAAAAATAGATCGGAATATTTACAGAAATATTTAGAAATGTAA
- a CDS encoding NAD kinase, which translates to MKKVAIYGQSYSISAEKEIQILLDVLQENNIVSFIEKKFYDLLIAGNILDKKYPTFSHFNDLNTSFDTLFTLGGDGTILRAVTYIRDLGIPILGINTGRLGFLATINKKSIRESINLILKGEYSILERTLLEVKTTPKTEELSELNFALNEVTIARKNTTSMIGVKTSLNHEYLTNYWADGLIIATPTGSTGYSLSCNGPVISPDSKNLIITPIAPHNLNARPMVISDDTSIQLTIDSREKDFLISLDSRITTIHKNTAVFIKKATFTVKSIIPNNQSFLRTLRSKLLWGEDTRNETNL; encoded by the coding sequence ATGAAAAAAGTTGCAATTTACGGCCAGTCTTATTCAATTTCTGCTGAGAAAGAGATACAGATTTTATTGGATGTACTACAAGAAAATAATATTGTAAGTTTTATTGAAAAGAAATTTTACGATTTATTAATAGCTGGTAACATTTTAGACAAAAAATATCCTACTTTTTCTCATTTTAACGATTTAAATACTTCTTTCGATACTTTATTTACCTTGGGTGGAGATGGAACAATTTTAAGAGCTGTAACCTATATTAGAGATTTAGGCATACCAATTTTAGGTATAAATACGGGTAGATTAGGTTTCTTAGCCACCATCAACAAAAAATCGATAAGGGAAAGTATTAACCTTATTTTAAAAGGAGAATATTCAATTTTAGAAAGAACTTTATTAGAAGTTAAAACAACACCCAAAACAGAAGAATTATCTGAACTTAATTTTGCATTAAACGAAGTTACCATTGCCAGAAAAAACACCACTTCTATGATTGGTGTAAAAACAAGTTTAAACCACGAGTATTTAACTAATTATTGGGCAGATGGCTTAATAATAGCCACACCAACAGGCTCTACAGGATATTCTTTAAGTTGCAACGGACCAGTAATTTCGCCAGATTCTAAAAATTTAATTATTACGCCAATTGCACCACATAATTTAAATGCAAGACCAATGGTTATTTCAGATGATACAAGCATACAATTAACCATAGATTCTAGAGAAAAAGATTTTTTAATTTCTTTAGATTCTAGAATTACAACCATACACAAAAACACAGCAGTTTTTATTAAAAAAGCTACTTTTACAGTTAAAAGTATTATACCTAATAATCAATCATTTTTACGAACTTTACGCAGTAAATTATTATGGGGAGAAGATACTAGAAACGAAACCAATCTTTAA
- a CDS encoding DUF6089 family protein — protein MKKSILIIFFVSFSNILLGQVYEAGIFVGGSNYVGDIGRTNYIYPNNIAGSAFFKYNWNPRIALRATYSYLPITASDFEADTDYKISRGLTFSNTINELAVGFEYNFYEYDVSTPGKTWTPYITIDLAVFNYKYIVEETQPEEFIYDSKNGVTIPFGVGFKSKLIGSLAFALETKFRYSFADDLDYNTETVDRLNFGGTSKDWYMFTGVSLIYTFGRPACYTTGF, from the coding sequence ATGAAAAAAAGTATATTAATCATATTTTTTGTTAGCTTTTCTAATATTTTATTAGGGCAGGTTTACGAAGCCGGAATTTTTGTTGGTGGTTCTAATTACGTTGGAGACATTGGTAGAACCAATTACATTTATCCTAACAATATTGCTGGTTCTGCATTTTTTAAATACAACTGGAATCCTAGAATTGCTTTAAGAGCAACTTACAGTTATTTACCAATAACCGCAAGTGATTTTGAAGCAGATACAGATTACAAAATAAGTAGAGGCTTAACATTCTCTAATACAATAAACGAATTGGCTGTAGGTTTTGAATATAATTTTTACGAATATGATGTATCTACACCAGGTAAAACATGGACACCTTACATTACCATAGATTTGGCAGTTTTTAATTATAAATATATTGTTGAAGAAACCCAACCAGAAGAATTTATTTACGATTCTAAAAATGGAGTTACTATACCTTTTGGTGTTGGTTTTAAATCTAAATTAATAGGTTCTTTAGCGTTTGCTTTAGAAACTAAATTTAGATATTCTTTTGCAGACGATTTAGATTATAATACAGAAACTGTAGATCGATTAAATTTTGGTGGCACAAGTAAAGACTGGTATATGTTTACAGGTGTTTCACTAATTTATACTTTTGGTAGACCAGCTTGTTACACCACAGGATTTTAA